From a single Camelus bactrianus isolate YW-2024 breed Bactrian camel chromosome 11, ASM4877302v1, whole genome shotgun sequence genomic region:
- the ANKRD22 gene encoding ankyrin repeat domain-containing protein 22 — protein sequence MGILYSEPICQAAYQNDLGQVWRWIKEDSNCINVQDGFNGDTPLICACRRGHLRIISFLLRRNADVNLKNQKQRTCLHYAVKKRFTFFDYLLIILLMPVLLIGYFLMVSKTKQNEVLVRMLLNAGAEVNAADCYGCTALHYACEMKNQTLIPLLLEAHADPTIKNKHGESSLDIARRLKFSQIELMLRKAL from the exons CCCATCTGCCAGGCGGCCTATCAGAATGACTTGGGTCAAGTGTGGCGGTGGATAAAGGAAGACAGCAACTGTATCAATGTTCAAGATGGCTTTAACGGAGACACCCCCCTGATCTGTGCTTGCAGGCGAGGGCACCTGAGAATCATTTCCTTCCTCCTAAGAAGAAATGCTGATGTGAATCTCAAAAACCAG aaGCAGAGAACCTGCTTGCATTATGCCGTGAAGAAAAGATTTACCTTCTTTGATTATCTACTCATTATCCTCTTAATGCCTGTCCTGCTTATTGGCTATTTCCTCATG GTGTCAAAGACAAAGCAGAATGAGGTTCTTGTACGAATGCTGCTTAATGCTGGTGCCGAAGTTAACGCTGCAGACtgt TACGGCTGCACGGCGCTGCACTACGCCTGTGAAATGAAAAACCAGACTCTCATCCCTCTGCTCCTGGAAGCCCATGCAGACCCCACGATAAAGAATAAG caCGGTGAGAGTTCCCTGGATATTGCTCGGagattaaaattttcccagaTTGAACTGATGCTAAGGAAAGCATTGTAG